Part of the Candidatus Methylacidithermus pantelleriae genome, ATCGCGCCCGAGCGGGATGACCAGATCGTTTCCTTGTGTGCCAGGCGTTACGGCAAGAGATCCGCGCGGAACTGTGCCAAGAAGGCGCTCGCCGGGGTCGCATGAGCAAGCTCCCTCTTTTTCCTTACCAGACGCAATTGGGGATGACGCCCGAGCAGGGGGCGTTGCCTGCCACCTGTGGGCGCTCTACCCGCGAGCGGGAGCAGAGTTTTTCTGCCAGATGCGGGCTAGCGTTTCCCTCAAGAAGCTTACGCGGTCCTTTCTGCCGCGGTTTGGCTTGACCACCCGAGAGTTCCATGCCTTCCGGGTCCCGAGCTCAAAGGAAAAATCGCTTTGATCGGGGAAAGGCGGCCGGAGCTCATTGAGGAAGTAAAGGAGGGGATCCGGAGAGCACAGAAGGTGATCCGCAAGCATCGAGGAAAAAAGCCGGGATCGAACGTTTTGCACGAGAAAAAGCGACAGCTGGCCATACTGTGGAGGGACCAGGCTTGACGCACTCCTGGCCGAAGAGAAGTCCCGAGCGGGTGGGCCTCTATTTCGGCTCCCGCCGCCTCTTCCCGCAAAGAGTTTTTCCTTGGAAGAACACCGATACGCCAACCGTGCGAACCGCAAGGAGGATCGGCGGACGGAGCGTAGTAGCCCGTTCTGTGTGGTCGGGTCGAAGACGAGGCCGCCGGCGACGAATCCTGCCAAGCCATGCTATCCCCGGACGGGAGCCTATCGGCTCGCGGTTGCGGCTGCCGGACGGATGGGGGAGCCCGCGCCGATATGTGGTTCTTGAGGGCGTGCGCTTTCGCCTACGGCCTGGAGAGGATACTCCAGGCGCTCGCCGCCAGGCCCGATGGTGACCGCGCCATCAAAAGTCGGAAACTTGTCCGGAAGCGAGAGGGATTTTGCGCTTGAGCTACTTCTTCGTGCGGGACCGAAGGGCGTGGCGCCCGTTTGCGAGCTTCGAAACACGGACCCCTTTTCTTTGGTGACACGCCGCCTTAGTGGAGGGGTCGGCATCGAGATCAACGAGGATCATCCCGCCTTGGGCGAAACGCACTGCTTTGGCAATCTCGCGACCATCCGCGAGATCGGACTGAATCTCCATGGCAAGCGCAAGCACGAGGCCAAAGCGATTTTTGCTCGTGCGTGCAAGGACATCCGCCCGGGCGTTGCACCGAATCGGGTAAGGTGTTGGTGACCGAAACGATGGGATCTTGGCAGGAAGAAGGCTTGAGCTTGAGTCACTGGCTCCCGTTCGCACTCGCTCGCTCTCTTCCTTCCCCTACGCCAAGGCAATCGCAATTGCTCAAAGCCGGCTTTTTTTTCGCACGGCAGTCGAGGTGATTCAATTCGACCTGGCCCTCGCGTCTGTGATGGGTGCGGTCAACTACGCGCGTCGTCATGGCACAGGTTTTTTGCCACGGCGCCGCATCGTCCCCTCGCCCGGAGAAGATGGGTTCTTTGCGCACACCCATTCGTGCGAGAGGCGGTAGTGCCCACCCGCAGCGGTGGTCATGTCACCTCGGCCCTACCCGCAAGCCATCGGACGAAGCATGTATGCTCGTTCTGGGCGGGGCCTCCGAACAGACCCGAAGCGGCACATGCAGCGGATACCCGGTCGAGGCGCGATCGACGCCCCCCGCGCCTCTGTCCCCGAAAACGCGGGACTGGCCGCTACCAGGGCTTTGCCGGTGAAACCTCGGCACGCGAATCGTCCGTAGCGCTGTTCGGCTGCGGTCCTGGACGATTTTCCTTGGTTCGGGGAACGGTTGTCTATAGTTTTAGCAACGGCACGAATCGACCATCCCTTTTTGGGGCAAAAGCTCTTAGGAGTCCTTTCCTGTGCGAAAAGGTCGCCCCAGCAGCTCAGGATAAGCCTCTCGCCAAGCTTGGGGCGTCCGCGCCGGCTTCCCTTGCAGAAGGTCTACACAAGCCAGTCGCTGGCGGCACCAAGCAAGACGCTGTCCCGTTTCTACCGAAACAATTTCCAACTGGATCCCGAAGGAAGCTCTTTCCAAGCTGACGAGACGAGCACGAATGAGGAGGTCGTCTCCCAGCCGGGCAGGTTTTTCGTACCGGATCTCCGTCCATACAACGACAGGCACGACTCTCCCGCTTCCCATTTCCCTAAGCGTCCATCCAAGGCATTCAGCCAGGTCACACCGCGCGATTTCCACAAAACGCAGATAGGCAAGGTTATGAACGACGCCGGCGGCATCCGTGTCAAAGTAATGCACTCGGACACGGGTCAAGCTTTCCGGAATTTTCGGTAGACCAGGCATAAGAGTTTCCTTCGGAACAAGGTTCGGGCTAGCGCTCCGTTTTTGATAGAGTGGTCCTTTTTGAGAAATTTTGACAAGCCTTCTTGCTGGCCAGAACGACTCGCATCCCAGAATAATGTTTACTTAAGGCAAGGCCCTTAGTCCCATGGAAGTCCTCAAGTGATAGAAAAGATTGTTTCCGGCGGCCAGACCGGTGCGGATCGCGCAGCACTGGACTGGGCTATCGCAACCCATATTCCCCACGGAGGCTGGTGCCCTCTGGGGCGCCAAGCCGAAGATGGAGAGATTG contains:
- a CDS encoding putative molybdenum carrier protein, producing MIEKIVSGGQTGADRAALDWAIATHIPHGGWCPLGRQAEDGEI
- a CDS encoding acyl-CoA thioesterase, translated to MPGLPKIPESLTRVRVHYFDTDAAGVVHNLAYLRFVEIARCDLAECLGWTLREMGSGRVVPVVVWTEIRYEKPARLGDDLLIRARLVSLERASFGIQLEIVSVETGQRLAWCRQRLACVDLLQGKPARTPQAWREAYPELLGRPFRTGKDS